A single Lemur catta isolate mLemCat1 chromosome 20, mLemCat1.pri, whole genome shotgun sequence DNA region contains:
- the SNAI3 gene encoding zinc finger protein SNAI3, whose protein sequence is MPRSFLVKTHPSHRAPDYGQLETQREVSGACSACGGRVVPLPPDKEAPPAPCDLPRPWDCTGTIARISLPLLPWHESTLGASGPDPLEISWVDPRAGRAPSVPLKDSLNHLNLPPLLALPMRWPPLLGPDGDPAPGKLLGAERTPHAPGGFECSDCHKPYHTPAGLARHRQLHCHLQVGRVFTCKHCDKEYTSLGALKMHIRTHTLPCVCKVCGKAFSRPWLLQGHIRTHTGEKPYACPHCSRAFADRSNLRAHLQTHSDTKKYQCQGCARTFSRMSLLVRHEESGCCPGP, encoded by the exons ATGCCGCGCTCCTTCCTGGTGAAGACGCACCCCAGCCACAGGGCCCCCGACTACGGGCAGCTGGAGACGCAGAGAG AGGTCAGCGGCGCCTGCTCTGCCTGTGGGGGGAGGGTGGTGCCCCTCCCCCCAGACAAGGAGGCCCCTCCCGCACCCTGCGACCTTCCCCGGCCCTGGGACTGCACTGGCACCATCGCCCGCAtctccctgccccttctgccGTGGCACGAGAGTACTCTGGGGGCCTCTGGGCCAGACCCCCTGGAAATCAGCTGGGTGGACCCTCGGGCTGGCCGGGCCCCCAGTGTACCCCTCAAAGACAGCCTGAACCACCTCAACCTGCCCCCGCTGCTGGCGCTGCCCATGCGGTGGCCCCCGCTCCTGGGCCCGGATGGTGACCCGGCTCCCGGAAAACTGCTCGGGGCTGAGCGGACACCCCACGCCCCGGGCGGCTTCGAGTGCTCCGACTGCCACAAGCCGTACCACACGCCGGCCGGGCTGGCCAGGCACCGGCAGCTGCATTGCCACCTGCAGGTGGGGCGTGTCTTCACCTGCAAGCACTGTGACAAGGAGTACACCAGCCTAGGCGCCCTCAAGATGCACATCCGCACCCACACGCTGCCCTGCGTGTGCAAGGTCTGCGGCAAGGCCTTCTCCAggccctggctgctgcagggCCACATCCGGACCCACACAG GTGAGAAGCCCTACGCCTGTCCCCACTGCAGCAGGGCCTTCGCCGACCGCTCCAACCTGCGGGCACACCTGCAGACACACTCGGACACCAAGAAGTACCAGTGCCAGGGCTGCGCCAGGACCTTCTCCCGCATGTCTCTCCTGGTGCGGCACGAGGAGTCCGGCTGCTGCCCCGGCCCCTGA